From Phycisphaeraceae bacterium, a single genomic window includes:
- a CDS encoding SDR family NAD(P)-dependent oxidoreductase: MTRTRLFGHVLAITGASSGIGAATAMEASKAGMRIALAGRRLEKLEQVAAAISASGGEALVYRCDVDHDLEVNAFIEAVRLKWRRLDAIFANSGFGIFDRVLNTTDADLRAMFETNFYGTIRLIRAAVPLIRQNPVPVGEKYRGHILICSSAASRIGPPMLGFYAATKAAQHMTATALRGELDGEHIAVSTVHPIGTKTEFGDRMRERPSTGGIEQKSSTPDFFRQTQEHAARAIVRAMKRHNPPPEIWPHTGTRFGLALTAAFPRIGAWAMRKHMKTMRVVP; encoded by the coding sequence GTGACACGCACCAGACTTTTCGGACATGTCCTCGCTATCACCGGAGCAAGCTCAGGTATTGGTGCTGCTACTGCGATGGAAGCGTCCAAGGCGGGAATGCGCATCGCGCTGGCGGGTCGAAGACTGGAAAAACTCGAACAGGTGGCAGCCGCGATCAGTGCTTCAGGAGGAGAAGCCCTGGTGTATCGCTGCGATGTCGATCACGACCTGGAAGTTAACGCTTTTATAGAAGCTGTACGGTTGAAATGGAGGAGGCTCGATGCGATTTTCGCCAACTCCGGATTTGGGATCTTCGATCGTGTGTTGAATACCACTGACGCCGACTTGCGGGCGATGTTCGAGACTAATTTTTATGGAACGATCCGGCTCATCCGTGCTGCGGTACCGCTGATTCGGCAGAACCCGGTACCAGTCGGCGAAAAATATCGCGGCCACATCCTGATCTGTTCCAGTGCAGCCAGCCGTATCGGTCCGCCCATGTTGGGCTTTTACGCAGCCACCAAAGCAGCACAACACATGACCGCTACCGCGCTTCGCGGCGAGCTTGACGGCGAGCATATAGCCGTCAGCACCGTCCATCCGATCGGGACAAAGACCGAGTTCGGAGATCGCATGCGCGAACGTCCGAGCACGGGTGGCATTGAGCAGAAGTCCAGTACGCCGGACTTTTTTCGTCAGACCCAGGAGCATGCGGCGCGGGCGATCGTTCGTGCGATGAAGCGACACAACCCCCCGCCGGAAATCTGGCCGCATACCGGTACACGCTTTGGCCTTGCACTGACGGCAGCATTCCCCCGCATCGGAGCATGGGCCATGCGGAAACACATGAAAACCATGCGCGTGGTACCTTGA
- a CDS encoding orotate phosphoribosyltransferase yields the protein MNDQQLAQRIAQAALLRGDFTLRSGRKSKYYLDKYLFETQPDILRALGEKFAGHIDSSIDRLAGAELGGIPLVTAAGMATGKPTVLIRNQKKDYGTSKQLEGRLEHGERVIIVEDIATTGGQVLEAAKVLQDAGAIVVKIVAVIDRQEGARENIEKAGYAFASLFTKTDLGINE from the coding sequence ATGAACGATCAGCAACTCGCCCAGCGCATCGCCCAGGCTGCACTTTTACGCGGTGACTTTACTCTCCGCAGCGGCCGAAAAAGCAAGTATTACCTCGATAAATATCTTTTCGAGACCCAGCCCGATATTCTCCGTGCTCTGGGCGAAAAGTTTGCCGGGCACATTGACAGTTCCATCGACCGCCTCGCCGGCGCTGAGCTTGGTGGAATTCCTCTGGTAACAGCAGCCGGTATGGCCACCGGCAAGCCGACGGTTCTGATTCGGAATCAGAAAAAAGATTACGGCACATCAAAACAATTAGAGGGTAGGCTCGAACACGGCGAGCGAGTCATCATCGTCGAAGACATCGCCACCACGGGGGGGCAGGTACTCGAAGCGGCGAAAGTGCTTCAGGATGCCGGTGCGATTGTTGTGAAAATCGTGGCGGTCATTGATCGGCAGGAAGGTGCGCGCGAAAACATCGAAAAGGCAGGTTACGCATTCGCAAGCCTGTTTACCAAAACGGATTTGGGGATCAATGAATAG
- a CDS encoding FAD-dependent oxidoreductase: protein MAKTVRRPAEDNVRVLREADVVVLGGGPGGLGAAVGAARQGAKTLLVERYGFLGGMATAGGVNPFMPNHIGGKRLDTGVFTDWCIAMDRLGGILPDGQTFNAEIAKLAAEQLCLEAGVDLLYHASFDLPLMEGRRIDAVTLHSKSGTVAVRGKVYVDTTGDADLAARAGAPIEVGREQDHLTQPMTANFDMGGVDVERMGGRKAINELYDAAKAAGRLSCPRENCLWFKTTERDRIHFNTTRVVKHDATNVESLSEAEQLARRQIIEFVAWLRADVPGFERSYLLSVGMHIGVRESRRVRGHAYVTRADYERCAKYPDGIVRVRYPIDIHNPSGSGTEIVHLPPDDWYEIPYGCLVPLNVDNLLVGGRPISVDHAVHSSMRVMPPACTVGQAAGVAAAMAASQGVKPADLPGIDVKAALVAQGVELLSGDAQRGPGGPLKDVSGTATRITA, encoded by the coding sequence ATGGCAAAGACAGTGAGGCGACCGGCGGAAGATAACGTGCGTGTCCTGCGCGAGGCGGATGTCGTCGTTCTCGGCGGCGGACCCGGCGGACTGGGAGCAGCAGTCGGTGCGGCACGACAAGGCGCGAAAACACTGCTGGTCGAACGGTACGGATTCCTCGGCGGAATGGCGACCGCTGGCGGCGTCAATCCTTTCATGCCCAACCACATCGGCGGCAAGAGGCTCGATACCGGCGTATTCACCGACTGGTGCATTGCGATGGATCGTCTCGGAGGAATTCTGCCCGACGGGCAGACCTTCAACGCGGAGATTGCCAAACTCGCTGCGGAGCAGCTTTGTCTGGAGGCCGGTGTTGATCTGCTCTACCACGCCAGCTTTGATCTGCCGCTGATGGAGGGCCGCCGCATTGATGCGGTAACACTCCATTCCAAGTCAGGAACTGTCGCCGTGCGAGGGAAAGTCTATGTTGACACCACCGGCGATGCCGACCTCGCAGCTCGTGCGGGTGCGCCGATCGAGGTGGGACGTGAGCAGGATCATCTCACACAGCCGATGACCGCCAACTTTGATATGGGGGGTGTCGATGTCGAGCGGATGGGCGGCCGTAAGGCAATCAACGAACTCTACGATGCGGCAAAGGCAGCGGGACGTTTAAGCTGCCCGCGGGAGAACTGCCTCTGGTTCAAAACCACCGAGCGAGATCGCATCCACTTCAACACCACGCGCGTCGTCAAGCACGATGCCACCAACGTCGAAAGCCTCAGCGAAGCGGAGCAACTGGCACGCAGACAAATTATTGAGTTCGTCGCCTGGCTACGTGCGGATGTCCCCGGCTTTGAACGCAGCTACCTGCTCTCTGTCGGCATGCATATCGGCGTCCGTGAGTCACGGCGAGTGCGAGGTCACGCCTATGTCACGCGGGCGGATTACGAACGCTGCGCAAAATACCCGGATGGCATCGTGCGGGTGCGATACCCCATCGACATCCACAATCCCTCTGGATCGGGTACCGAGATCGTTCACCTGCCGCCTGATGACTGGTACGAAATCCCCTACGGGTGCCTGGTACCGTTGAACGTTGACAACTTACTGGTTGGTGGGCGGCCGATTTCGGTGGATCACGCGGTACACAGCAGCATGCGCGTGATGCCGCCGGCCTGCACAGTAGGACAAGCTGCGGGAGTTGCGGCGGCGATGGCGGCATCACAGGGGGTGAAGCCTGCAGATCTGCCAGGAATCGATGTCAAGGCTGCATTGGTGGCACAGGGTGTGGAACTACTCAGCGGCGACGCCCAGCGAGGACCCGGCGGACCATTGAAAGACGTTTCGGGCACCGCCACACGGATCACCGCCTGA
- a CDS encoding DUF4965 domain-containing protein, which produces MSWPLARLGSRFGFFFEPYHRRVLHSALGRFLDRPMDLMVGLIEPDGTERVMPFTQRGTLLYNLEQFERFNSITFRGFSEKYRLRFELNVHSVFYPENEQLCLMPAIYFEMRVSAAPSVRAIEPAGPTPSRVRLFFRVDRPETAITATTQDGARIDLTYRNSLQPRHDATVPPKASENSVEVRERIVSLSSSGECAVDADGKGLSLELPVSEVGSGIKWRLVWGAFCGDNVIEVTEGSSTRSAKFKYHEYWNNLDEMMRDAIDTRDERLALSRRVEKIIEQAPLRNAERHLVNQSFQSFIANTFWCTFASAEKKSGTALRRGEVAATDWFSVWEGSKFRHSTLDVEYNATPFYLSFWPRLLERQFSQWARFAKPHAASGGVYLPHDIGRDLRITGQTYHHDMPVEETANFLLMMQAYVHVTGNRDTITKHADLLHNLASYLLWTDRTGSGFPTEGVANTLVDAGPAAHEGTSQTYLAIKRLAALNASAELLSQVGRDEIAGRCEDAARDGATKVDSASWLGEHYAVCATPRADRSGLDSWDADADTELIQPAEFQGSDAYSIHTANGLLLPMITAQPLLFDSQRLLTDLTSALRETITPYGCSHTSADPDTIWISQNLWRDHVARYLGIHNLAWSPNYWDLQVMSNTHEQSMGYCETYISRNLNFYPRGVTSLGFLWSYPRLVIDRLAAGGARISVEPDRHYSQRWPLLPLADWAAGKIPVCVVDAAGRVTIEGEVDPIIVRGNAAASDVIG; this is translated from the coding sequence ATGAGCTGGCCGCTTGCAAGGCTGGGGAGCCGATTCGGCTTCTTCTTCGAGCCTTATCACCGTCGCGTGCTCCACTCGGCACTGGGACGATTTCTCGACCGGCCAATGGATCTGATGGTCGGCCTGATTGAGCCTGACGGCACTGAACGCGTCATGCCCTTCACTCAGCGCGGCACACTCCTCTACAACCTCGAACAATTCGAGCGATTCAACTCGATCACCTTTCGCGGCTTCAGCGAAAAATATCGACTCCGTTTCGAGCTTAACGTCCATAGCGTCTTCTATCCCGAAAATGAACAACTCTGCCTGATGCCAGCTATCTATTTCGAGATGCGCGTCAGTGCTGCGCCGAGCGTACGGGCCATCGAGCCTGCCGGCCCGACGCCTTCACGAGTCAGACTGTTTTTTCGTGTAGATCGTCCTGAGACTGCGATCACCGCAACGACTCAAGACGGCGCTCGCATCGATCTGACTTACCGCAATTCACTTCAGCCGCGTCATGACGCAACAGTACCACCCAAAGCATCAGAAAACTCCGTCGAGGTCCGTGAGCGCATCGTAAGCCTCAGCTCCAGCGGTGAGTGTGCGGTTGATGCAGACGGCAAAGGGCTGAGCCTTGAACTGCCGGTGAGTGAAGTCGGCAGCGGTATCAAGTGGCGACTCGTCTGGGGGGCATTCTGCGGCGATAACGTGATCGAGGTAACCGAGGGATCGAGTACACGTTCCGCAAAATTCAAGTACCACGAGTACTGGAACAACCTTGACGAAATGATGCGCGACGCGATCGACACCCGCGATGAACGTCTAGCACTATCTCGTCGGGTTGAGAAGATCATCGAGCAGGCACCGCTGCGAAATGCTGAACGGCATCTTGTGAATCAGAGCTTTCAGTCATTCATCGCCAATACGTTCTGGTGTACGTTTGCCTCGGCAGAAAAGAAAAGCGGCACCGCACTGCGGCGCGGCGAAGTGGCTGCGACCGACTGGTTCAGCGTGTGGGAAGGCAGCAAATTCCGACACTCCACGCTCGACGTGGAATATAACGCGACTCCTTTTTACCTATCTTTCTGGCCTCGTTTGCTTGAGCGGCAATTCAGCCAGTGGGCACGCTTCGCCAAACCGCATGCCGCTTCGGGCGGCGTGTACCTGCCGCATGACATCGGCCGCGATCTGCGCATCACCGGGCAGACTTATCATCACGACATGCCGGTCGAGGAGACCGCGAATTTTCTCCTCATGATGCAGGCATACGTACACGTCACAGGCAACCGCGACACGATCACAAAGCACGCAGACCTCCTTCACAACCTCGCCTCGTATCTTCTCTGGACGGATCGCACCGGCAGCGGATTTCCAACCGAAGGTGTGGCTAACACACTCGTCGATGCCGGCCCGGCTGCTCACGAGGGAACTTCGCAGACCTACCTGGCGATCAAGCGACTTGCAGCACTCAACGCCTCGGCAGAGCTGCTTTCGCAGGTCGGTCGTGATGAAATTGCCGGCCGATGCGAGGATGCAGCCCGTGATGGCGCAACCAAAGTGGACTCCGCATCATGGCTGGGTGAACACTATGCAGTCTGCGCAACACCACGCGCAGACCGGAGCGGACTGGACTCCTGGGATGCGGACGCGGATACCGAGCTGATCCAACCCGCTGAATTTCAGGGCAGCGATGCGTATTCGATCCATACCGCCAACGGGCTGCTGCTTCCCATGATTACCGCACAACCGCTGCTTTTTGACAGCCAGCGGTTGCTTACCGATCTGACCAGCGCGTTGCGAGAAACGATCACGCCTTACGGATGCAGCCACACATCAGCTGATCCCGACACGATCTGGATCAGCCAAAACCTGTGGCGAGATCACGTCGCGCGCTACCTGGGCATCCACAACCTCGCGTGGTCTCCTAATTACTGGGATTTACAGGTCATGAGCAATACCCACGAGCAGAGCATGGGGTATTGCGAAACCTACATCAGTCGAAATCTGAATTTTTACCCGCGCGGCGTTACGAGTCTCGGATTTCTGTGGAGCTACCCACGGTTGGTAATCGATCGACTCGCCGCTGGCGGAGCACGGATCAGCGTCGAACCCGATCGCCACTACTCCCAGCGCTGGCCGCTGTTGCCTCTGGCTGACTGGGCTGCGGGCAAGATTCCGGTCTGCGTTGTTGACGCAGCCGGACGGGTGACGATCGAAGGCGAAGTAGATCCGATCATCGTGCGTGGTAATGCCGCGGCTTCGGATGTGATCGGTTAA